TTGGAAAATGCAGGAATAAATCCGTTTTTGGTAATCCTGAACGATCCCGAAGCTTCGGGAGAAGGAGCAAGCGAAAATGTTTCTGAAAGTATCATTCCATTTTTAGCTGAAAGCGAAATCTTAATCATTGATATTCCGCCTAAATTGAGAGGAAATAATGATGATTCTTCCCGAAAGGTTTTTGTAGAAAAAATAGAAAATCTAATTCCATTTATAGAAAAATCAACTGTAAAAAAAGTACTTTTTGTAAGCTCAACTGCGGTTTATGGAAATGACAACGGAATCATTACTGAAGAAACGATTGCAAATCCGGAAACGGAAAGCGGAAAACAATTGCTTTTGGCGGAAGCTGTTTTACAAAAAAATCAAAATTTCGGAACCACAATTTTACGCTTCGGCGGATTAATTGGCGAAGATCGTCATCCCGTTAAACATTTAGCCGGAAAGGAAAACCTTGAAAATCCCGATGCGCCCATAAATTTAATTCATCAAAATGATTGCATCAGAATCATTGAGGAAATAATCCACCTATCAAAATGGAATGAAGTTTTTAACGCTGTTGCGCCTTTTCATCCAACTCGAGAGGAATATTATACGCAACAAGCAAAAGAACAGAACTTAACTTTACCCAAATTCAGCGCTGAAAAATCGAATATCAAAAAGACTATTTCAAGTGAAAAAATAGAAAACCTATTAAACTACCAATTTAAACTGGAGGATTATTGAACCATATAAGTTATATAAGTTCATTTTAGTTGGATTGCTAAAACATTGGGATTAAAAATAATGCCGTGTAATATTTAACCGCAAAGCGCGCTAAGATTTACGCAAAGATGATAAATAGCCAATGGTTTCAACCATTGGGACACAATGAATTTATCACGAACATCCCAAGGTTGAAACCTTGGGCTATGTTTTTCGCACTATTATTTAGACAAAGCTTTGCGAACTTTGTGTTTTCTATGCGTAAAGAAAAATTAAACCTTAGCGTCCTTTGCGGTAAAAACCCACCCAGTTTTATATTTCCTTATATAACTTACATGGTTTAAAAACAAAATTCTTATTTTCACTTCGCAAAATAACTTCTTTCATGGTAAGACATTTCAGGTTTATATTCACTTTCAGCATTTTATTACTTTCATTATCGCAATGTTTCGCTCAAACAGATTCAACGGAAACAGAAGAACATGAACGTACGGAAAGAATAAAACAATTTCACTCAGACATTCTGGTGAAGGAAAACGGAAATATTATTGTTACCGAAACCATTACCGTTTATGCCGCAGAACAAGAAATAGATCACGGTATTTTTCGCCAACTTCCAATGAAAAATTATTCACCTAAAGCGCGTAGAAATAATTTTTATACCGTTTTGGATCTTACCAAAGATTGGCTCAAAGAACCTTATCACACAGAAATAAATAGCGAGAATTTCACGATTTATGTTGGCGACAAACACATTTCACTTAAAGAAGGAACTTATACTTATAAAATAACTTACGAAGTCGAAGCGCAAATTCTGCCATACGACAACTTCGACGAGGTTTATTGGAATGTTACCGGAAACTATTGGCAATTTGATATTGAAAATGTTTCTGCAAAAGTAATTTTACCAAACGGCGCATCTGTTTTACAAACGCATTGTTATACCGGATTTTTAGGATCAAAAGAAAGTGATTGTAATTCAAAAATTGGTGGAAATTCCGTTTATTTTACTTCAAAAAATTTAAAACAAGAAGAAGGTTTTACTGTAGCCGTAGGATTTCCAAAAGGAATTGTCCATCAACCGTTCTTTTCGCCGCATTACAAAATGGAGGAATTTGTCTCGGCAGGAAAATTACTTTTAGCCTTTCTGCCCGTTTCAATTTGTTTCCTGTTTTTCTATTTTTCATGGAAAACGTATGGCGAAGATCCTTTACCTTCTCATGAAAGCAGTGAATCCATAGATTTAAAAGGACGTTTTTCAGCAACTTCACTTAGATATTTAAAAGAAAGATATTCTAATTCTCAAACGCTTTTGGTTACGATAATTAGTCTTTCGATTAAAGGCGCAATCGAGATTACCGGAAATGGTTTGCAAACATGGAAAGAAGGATTTGAATATTATCTGGTAAAAGGGACAAAAACAACAAATTTATCTCTGGAAGAAAATGCCGTTTTAGAGACTTTATTCAAAGAAAGTAACACTTTTGCAATCAACGCTGAGTCTTATATTGTTTTTGGTGAGGCAGAAAAAGCGCTTGAAAAATCACTTAAAAGTCAGTACAATATAAAGGATTATTTTTCTGTCAATCTAAAACAAATCTTTATTGGAGTACTGCTTACGATTGCAGCAATTGCCGGATATAGTTACTTAACGGCAGGCACAGCATTACTATTTGTGATCTTTGGTTTTTCTATGATGATGCTTACCATAAT
This genomic window from Flavobacterium sp. 9 contains:
- a CDS encoding NAD(P)-dependent oxidoreductase, coding for MKKISILGCGWLGLPLAKSLIVKKRYSVNGSTTSEDKLLVLENAGINPFLVILNDPEASGEGASENVSESIIPFLAESEILIIDIPPKLRGNNDDSSRKVFVEKIENLIPFIEKSTVKKVLFVSSTAVYGNDNGIITEETIANPETESGKQLLLAEAVLQKNQNFGTTILRFGGLIGEDRHPVKHLAGKENLENPDAPINLIHQNDCIRIIEEIIHLSKWNEVFNAVAPFHPTREEYYTQQAKEQNLTLPKFSAEKSNIKKTISSEKIENLLNYQFKLEDY
- a CDS encoding DUF2207 domain-containing protein, which encodes MVRHFRFIFTFSILLLSLSQCFAQTDSTETEEHERTERIKQFHSDILVKENGNIIVTETITVYAAEQEIDHGIFRQLPMKNYSPKARRNNFYTVLDLTKDWLKEPYHTEINSENFTIYVGDKHISLKEGTYTYKITYEVEAQILPYDNFDEVYWNVTGNYWQFDIENVSAKVILPNGASVLQTHCYTGFLGSKESDCNSKIGGNSVYFTSKNLKQEEGFTVAVGFPKGIVHQPFFSPHYKMEEFVSAGKLLLAFLPVSICFLFFYFSWKTYGEDPLPSHESSESIDLKGRFSATSLRYLKERYSNSQTLLVTIISLSIKGAIEITGNGLQTWKEGFEYYLVKGTKTTNLSLEENAVLETLFKESNTFAINAESYIVFGEAEKALEKSLKSQYNIKDYFSVNLKQIFIGVLLTIAAIAGYSYLTAGTALLFVIFGFSMMMLTIILITVAINSIRNKQAAIALPCIIISIFTGVFTYAAFFAVNVDKNYSALNALVIFLILAGFAIYLSLISSYTKLGLAVKNQTENLKQQLLNYVLDQNSNIIKTYEENLPYAFALGIEEEWNLKFEEALKNLNYTSNWIKTSDGSVGFSNQIVVHFYDTYNSSSASSSSSSGSSGGGSSGGGGGGGGGGGW